From a region of the Enterobacter cancerogenus genome:
- a CDS encoding DNA repair protein, with amino-acid sequence MSTPIKRLEIIKNAIELEDDDIIQSQLTRLKNEAFDEGLQAIVVALEQKNYTDAMAAITAWLQSQRAITQWRDPQVAASRLELKALEERLRDLIDRRNARVQQLDEFNDLYFSRLGPLMQQILALRKTLAELNLRRQQAEARRREEDYRRCQRYMAQAVEVLTTLTQRWRELPADSVQAAEARKHLQQQSDLIANLLAEARELESGLTREEEPARQARDEANDEYEKYREQHHDAEIRLRKGKTLSEDDRNELKRLWRQASKLCHPDLVADDLKEEANAMMVQLNQAKQRGDVKAIRSLVARLQQGFEPLMASDRLNDLERIRKKMAQVREQIDTLVNELAELEKEESWLLVSSLNNMEAYFAQQEKALHDVRASLEHQVSEAQMDSAA; translated from the coding sequence ATGAGCACACCGATCAAACGGCTAGAAATCATTAAAAATGCCATTGAACTGGAAGATGACGACATCATCCAGAGCCAGCTGACACGCCTGAAAAACGAAGCGTTTGACGAGGGGCTGCAGGCGATCGTCGTGGCGCTTGAACAGAAGAACTACACCGACGCCATGGCGGCCATCACTGCCTGGCTGCAAAGCCAGCGGGCCATCACGCAGTGGCGGGATCCGCAGGTGGCAGCCAGCAGGCTGGAGCTGAAGGCGCTGGAAGAGCGCCTGCGGGATCTGATCGACCGCCGCAACGCGCGCGTTCAGCAACTTGATGAGTTCAACGATCTCTATTTCTCCCGGCTCGGCCCGCTGATGCAGCAGATCCTTGCCCTGCGCAAAACGCTGGCGGAGCTGAACCTGCGTCGTCAGCAGGCGGAAGCCCGCCGTCGCGAAGAGGATTATCGCCGCTGCCAGCGCTACATGGCGCAGGCGGTGGAGGTGCTGACCACACTCACGCAACGCTGGCGCGAGCTGCCCGCGGACTCTGTGCAGGCTGCCGAGGCCCGTAAGCATCTGCAGCAGCAAAGCGATCTGATTGCGAATCTGCTGGCCGAAGCGCGCGAACTGGAGAGCGGCCTTACCCGTGAAGAAGAGCCGGCACGTCAGGCGCGCGACGAGGCAAATGATGAGTATGAGAAGTATCGCGAGCAGCATCACGATGCGGAGATACGTCTGCGCAAAGGAAAAACGCTCTCTGAAGACGATCGAAACGAACTGAAGCGGCTCTGGCGTCAGGCGAGCAAACTGTGCCACCCGGACCTCGTCGCAGATGATTTAAAAGAAGAAGCCAACGCCATGATGGTGCAGCTCAATCAGGCCAAACAGCGTGGCGACGTTAAGGCGATCCGTTCACTGGTGGCGCGTCTGCAGCAGGGCTTTGAACCGCTGATGGCGAGCGACAGGCTGAACGATCTGGAGCGTATCCGCAAAAAAATGGCGCAGGTTCGCGAGCAAATCGACACCTTAGTAAACGAGCTGGCTGAGCTCGAGAAAGAAGAGTCCTGGCTGCTGGTCTCGTCGCTGAACAACATGGAAGCCTATTTTGCGCAGCAGGAGAAAGCGCTGCACGACGTCCGCGCTTCGCTCGAACATCAGGTAAGCGAAGCGCAGATGGATTCAGCCGCGTAG
- the dnaG gene encoding DNA primase yields MAGRIPRVFINDLLARTDIVDLIDARVKLKKQGKNYHACCPFHNEKTPSFTVNGEKQFYHCFGCGAHGNAVDFLMNYDKLEFVETVEELAAMHNLEVPYEAGSGPSQIERHQRQTLYQLMDGLNAFYQQSLKHTAAEPARQYLNARGLSDDVIARFAIGYAPPGWDNVLKRFGGNSEDRKSLIDAGMLVTNDQGRSYDRFRERVMFPIRDKRGRVIGFGGRVLGDALPKYLNSPETDIFHKGRQLYGLYEAQQENAEPPRLLVVEGYMDVVALAQYDINYAVASLGTSTTADHIQLLFRVTNNVICCYDGDRAGRDAAWRALETALPYMTDGRQLRFMFLPDGEDPDTLVRKEGKAAFEARMEQAQPLSTFLFNSLMPQVDLSTPDGRAQLSTLALPLISQVPGETLRIYLRQELGNKLGILDDSQLERLMPKLAENGAARPAPQLKRTTMRILIGLLVQNPELAPQVPSLAGLNHEKLPGLGLFSELVNTCLSQPGLTTGQLLEHYRGTKEAATLEKLSMWDDIADKDIAEKTFTDSLNHMFDSMLELRQEELIARERTHGLSSEERRELWMINQELAKK; encoded by the coding sequence ATGGCTGGACGAATCCCACGCGTTTTTATCAATGACCTGCTGGCCAGAACCGACATCGTCGATCTCATCGACGCGCGGGTAAAGCTCAAAAAGCAGGGCAAGAACTACCATGCGTGCTGTCCGTTCCATAACGAAAAAACCCCCTCTTTCACCGTAAACGGTGAAAAACAGTTTTACCACTGCTTCGGCTGTGGCGCCCACGGTAACGCGGTCGATTTTTTGATGAACTACGACAAGCTCGAGTTCGTTGAAACGGTCGAAGAGCTGGCGGCGATGCACAACCTTGAAGTGCCATATGAAGCAGGCAGCGGACCCAGCCAGATAGAGCGCCATCAACGGCAAACGCTTTATCAGCTGATGGACGGCCTGAATGCATTCTATCAACAGTCTCTTAAGCACACTGCGGCTGAGCCTGCGCGTCAATATCTGAATGCGCGCGGACTGAGTGACGATGTGATTGCGCGTTTCGCTATTGGTTACGCCCCGCCCGGCTGGGACAACGTGTTAAAGCGTTTTGGCGGCAATAGCGAAGATCGTAAGTCTCTCATCGATGCAGGCATGCTGGTCACCAACGACCAGGGACGAAGCTACGACCGCTTCCGTGAACGGGTCATGTTCCCGATCCGCGACAAGCGTGGCCGGGTCATTGGTTTTGGGGGTCGCGTGCTGGGCGATGCCCTGCCGAAGTACCTCAACTCCCCGGAAACCGATATTTTCCATAAAGGCCGCCAGCTTTACGGTCTTTATGAGGCGCAGCAGGAAAATGCGGAACCTCCGCGTCTTCTGGTCGTCGAAGGCTATATGGACGTCGTTGCCCTGGCGCAGTACGACATCAACTATGCCGTTGCGTCATTAGGCACGTCCACCACGGCCGATCATATTCAGCTGCTGTTCCGGGTGACGAATAACGTCATCTGCTGTTACGACGGTGACCGCGCAGGACGCGATGCCGCCTGGCGTGCGCTGGAAACGGCGCTGCCTTACATGACCGACGGACGTCAGCTACGCTTTATGTTTCTGCCCGACGGTGAAGACCCGGATACGCTGGTGCGTAAAGAGGGTAAAGCGGCGTTTGAAGCGCGGATGGAGCAGGCTCAGCCGCTCTCCACGTTTTTGTTTAACAGCCTGATGCCGCAGGTGGATTTGAGTACCCCTGACGGGCGTGCGCAGCTCAGTACGCTGGCACTGCCGTTAATCAGCCAGGTGCCCGGCGAAACGCTGCGCATCTATCTGCGTCAGGAGTTGGGTAATAAGCTCGGCATTCTGGATGACAGCCAGCTTGAACGTTTAATGCCTAAACTTGCTGAAAACGGTGCGGCTCGTCCGGCGCCTCAGCTAAAACGCACAACCATGCGTATACTGATAGGATTGCTGGTTCAAAACCCAGAACTTGCGCCGCAAGTGCCGTCGCTGGCGGGTTTGAACCATGAGAAGCTGCCCGGGCTTGGGTTATTTTCAGAACTGGTCAACACGTGCTTGTCACAGCCAGGACTCACCACCGGACAGCTTTTAGAGCATTATCGCGGCACTAAAGAGGCCGCTACCCTTGAAAAACTGTCGATGTGGGACGATATAGCAGATAAGGACATTGCAGAAAAAACGTTCACCGACTCACTCAACCATATGTTTGATTCGATGCTTGAACTGCGCCAGGAAGAGTTGATTGCCCGCGAGCGCACGCACGGTTTAAGCAGCGAAGAACGCCGGGAACTCTGGATGATTAACCAGGAACTGGCGAAGAAATAG
- the tsaD gene encoding tRNA (adenosine(37)-N6)-threonylcarbamoyltransferase complex transferase subunit TsaD, translated as MRVLGIETSCDETGIAIYDNEKGLLANQLYSQVKLHADYGGVVPELASRDHVRKTVPLIQAALKEAGLSSTDIDAVAYTAGPGLVGALLVGATVGRSLAFAWDVPAIPVHHMEGHLLAPMLEDNPPAFPFVALLVSGGHTQLISVTGIGKYELLGESIDDAAGEAFDKTAKLLGLDYPGGPMLSKMAAQGTEGRFVFPRPMTDRPGLDFSFSGLKTFAANTIRNNDNDEQTRADIARAFEDAVVDTLMIKCKRALDQTGFKRLVMAGGVSANRTLRAKLAEMMQKRRGEVFYARPEFCTDNGAMIAYAGMVRLNAGATSDLSVSVRPRWPLAELPEA; from the coding sequence ATGCGTGTACTGGGTATTGAAACATCCTGCGATGAAACCGGCATCGCCATTTACGACAACGAAAAAGGGCTGCTGGCCAACCAACTGTATAGTCAAGTGAAACTGCACGCTGACTACGGTGGCGTCGTGCCTGAACTGGCCTCTCGTGACCATGTGCGTAAAACCGTCCCTTTAATTCAGGCGGCGTTGAAAGAGGCCGGGCTGAGCTCAACAGATATCGATGCCGTGGCGTATACCGCAGGTCCTGGCCTTGTCGGCGCACTGCTGGTCGGTGCAACCGTCGGGCGTTCTCTGGCGTTTGCGTGGGATGTTCCGGCGATCCCGGTTCACCATATGGAAGGGCACCTTCTGGCACCGATGCTGGAAGACAATCCGCCGGCGTTCCCGTTTGTGGCGCTGCTGGTTTCTGGCGGCCACACGCAGCTGATTAGCGTGACGGGCATTGGCAAGTATGAACTGCTGGGCGAGTCGATTGACGACGCAGCCGGTGAAGCCTTCGACAAAACCGCCAAGCTCCTGGGGCTGGATTATCCTGGCGGCCCGATGCTGTCGAAAATGGCCGCGCAGGGGACGGAAGGCCGTTTCGTCTTCCCTCGCCCTATGACCGATCGTCCGGGCCTGGACTTCAGCTTCTCTGGTCTGAAGACCTTTGCCGCCAACACCATTCGCAACAACGATAATGATGAACAGACCCGCGCGGATATCGCCCGGGCATTTGAAGATGCAGTCGTCGATACGCTGATGATCAAATGCAAGCGCGCGCTGGATCAGACTGGCTTTAAGCGCCTGGTAATGGCCGGGGGCGTTAGCGCCAACCGTACGCTGCGCGCGAAGCTGGCCGAGATGATGCAAAAGCGTCGCGGTGAAGTGTTTTACGCCCGTCCGGAATTTTGTACCGACAACGGCGCGATGATCGCCTACGCGGGTATGGTGCGGCTCAATGCCGGCGCGACATCCGATCTCAGCGTTTCCGTGCGTCCACGCTGGCCGCTGGCAGAACTGCCGGAGGCGTAA
- the folB gene encoding bifunctional dihydroneopterin aldolase/7,8-dihydroneopterin epimerase has protein sequence MDIVFIEQLSVITTIGVYDWEQTIEQKLVFDIEMGWDNRASAKSDDVNDCLSYADISETVVSHVEGQRFALVERVAEEVAELLLSKFNSPWVRIKLSKPGAVARAANVGVIIERGKNLKGMI, from the coding sequence ATGGATATTGTATTTATAGAGCAACTTTCGGTAATCACCACTATTGGTGTTTACGACTGGGAACAGACCATAGAACAGAAATTAGTGTTCGATATCGAAATGGGCTGGGATAACCGCGCGTCGGCAAAAAGCGACGACGTGAATGACTGTTTAAGCTATGCCGACATCAGCGAAACCGTCGTGAGCCACGTAGAAGGGCAGCGTTTTGCACTGGTTGAACGCGTGGCGGAAGAGGTTGCGGAGCTGCTGTTGAGCAAGTTTAATTCACCGTGGGTGCGTATCAAGCTGAGCAAACCCGGCGCCGTGGCGCGCGCCGCCAACGTGGGCGTGATTATCGAGCGTGGCAAAAATCTGAAAGGAATGATTTAA
- the rpoD gene encoding RNA polymerase sigma factor RpoD, translating to MEQNPQSQLKLLVQRGKEQGYLTYAEVNDHLPEDIVDSDQIEDIIQMINDMGIQVMEEAPDADDLLLAETSNNTDEDAEEAAAQVLSSVESEIGRTTDPVRMYMREMGTVELLTREGEIDIAKRIEDGINQVQCSVAEYPEAITYLLEQYDRVEAEEARLSDLITGFVDPNAEEDMAPTATHVGSELSQEEMDDDEDEDEEEDDDSSDDDNSIDPELAREKFAELRTQYELARDTIKAKGRSHAAAQEQILKLSEVFKQFRLVPKQFDYLVNSMRVMMDRVRTQERIIMKLCVEQCKMPKKNFITLFTGNETSETWFNAAIAMNKPWSEKLHDVKDDVHRGLQKLQQIEEETGLTIEQVKDINRRMSIGEAKARRAKKEMVEANLRLVISIAKKYTNRGLQFLDLIQEGNIGLMKAVDKFEYRRGYKFSTYATWWIRQAITRSIADQARTIRIPVHMIETINKLNRISRQMLQEMGREPTPEELAERMLMPEDKIRKVLKIAKEPISMETPIGDDEDSHLGDFIEDTTLELPLDSATTESLRAATHDVLAGLTAREAKVLRMRFGIDMNTDHTLEEVGKQFDVTRERIRQIEAKALRKLRHPSRSEVLRSFLDD from the coding sequence ATGGAGCAAAACCCGCAGTCACAGCTGAAACTTCTTGTCCAACGCGGTAAGGAGCAAGGCTATCTGACCTATGCCGAGGTCAATGACCATCTGCCGGAAGATATCGTCGATTCAGATCAGATCGAAGACATCATCCAAATGATCAATGACATGGGCATTCAGGTGATGGAAGAAGCACCGGATGCCGATGATCTGTTGCTGGCTGAAACCTCCAACAACACTGACGAAGATGCCGAGGAAGCTGCTGCACAGGTACTGTCCAGCGTGGAATCTGAAATCGGGCGTACCACTGACCCGGTCCGCATGTATATGCGCGAAATGGGTACCGTTGAACTGTTGACCCGCGAAGGCGAAATCGACATCGCGAAACGCATTGAAGACGGGATCAACCAGGTTCAGTGCTCCGTTGCTGAATACCCGGAAGCGATCACCTATCTTCTGGAACAGTACGATCGCGTTGAAGCGGAAGAAGCGCGTCTGTCCGATCTCATCACCGGCTTCGTCGATCCGAACGCTGAAGAAGACATGGCGCCTACCGCCACGCACGTCGGGTCTGAACTGTCTCAGGAAGAGATGGATGACGACGAAGACGAAGATGAAGAAGAAGACGACGACAGCAGCGATGACGATAACAGCATCGACCCTGAGCTGGCGCGTGAGAAGTTTGCCGAACTGCGTACGCAGTATGAACTGGCCCGCGATACCATCAAGGCGAAAGGCCGCAGCCATGCTGCCGCTCAGGAACAGATCCTGAAGCTGTCTGAAGTGTTCAAGCAGTTCCGTCTGGTGCCTAAGCAGTTCGACTACCTGGTTAACAGCATGCGCGTGATGATGGATCGCGTACGTACCCAGGAACGCATCATCATGAAGCTGTGCGTCGAACAGTGCAAAATGCCGAAGAAGAACTTCATCACCCTGTTCACCGGCAACGAAACCAGCGAAACCTGGTTCAACGCCGCTATCGCGATGAACAAGCCGTGGTCTGAAAAACTGCACGACGTGAAAGACGATGTGCATCGCGGCCTGCAGAAACTGCAGCAGATTGAAGAAGAGACCGGCCTGACCATTGAGCAGGTAAAAGACATTAACCGTCGTATGTCTATCGGTGAAGCGAAAGCCCGCCGTGCGAAGAAAGAGATGGTTGAAGCGAACCTGCGTCTGGTTATCTCTATCGCCAAGAAATACACCAACCGCGGTCTGCAGTTCCTGGATCTGATTCAGGAAGGCAACATCGGTCTGATGAAAGCGGTAGATAAGTTTGAATACCGTCGTGGCTATAAGTTCTCCACCTACGCAACCTGGTGGATCCGTCAGGCAATCACCCGCTCTATCGCGGATCAGGCGCGCACCATCCGTATTCCGGTGCATATGATTGAGACCATTAACAAGCTCAACCGTATCTCCCGCCAGATGCTGCAAGAGATGGGCCGCGAGCCAACGCCGGAAGAGCTGGCTGAACGCATGCTGATGCCGGAAGACAAGATCCGTAAAGTGCTGAAGATCGCCAAAGAGCCTATCTCCATGGAAACGCCAATCGGCGACGATGAAGATTCGCATCTGGGTGATTTCATCGAGGATACCACCCTCGAGCTGCCGCTGGACTCTGCCACTACCGAGAGCCTGCGTGCTGCCACGCACGACGTGCTGGCTGGCCTGACCGCCCGTGAAGCTAAAGTCCTGCGTATGCGTTTCGGTATCGATATGAACACCGACCACACGCTGGAAGAAGTGGGTAAACAGTTTGACGTTACCCGTGAACGTATCCGTCAGATCGAAGCGAAGGCGTTGCGTAAACTGCGCCATCCAAGCCGCTCTGAAGTGCTGCGTAGCTTCCTGGACGATTAA
- the rpsU gene encoding 30S ribosomal protein S21, with amino-acid sequence MPVIKVRENEPFDVALRRFKRSCEKAGVLAEVRRREFYEKPTTERKRAKASAVKRHAKKLARENARRTRLY; translated from the coding sequence ATGCCGGTAATTAAAGTACGTGAAAACGAGCCGTTCGACGTAGCACTGCGTCGCTTCAAACGTTCATGCGAGAAAGCAGGTGTTCTGGCTGAAGTTCGTCGTCGTGAGTTCTATGAAAAACCAACGACTGAACGTAAGCGCGCTAAAGCTTCTGCAGTGAAACGTCACGCGAAGAAACTGGCTCGCGAAAACGCACGCCGTACTCGTCTGTACTAA
- the bacA gene encoding undecaprenyl-diphosphate phosphatase translates to MSDMHSLLVAAILGVVEGLTEFLPVSSTGHMIIVGHLLGFEGDTAKTFEVVIQLGSILAVVVMFWRRLFGLIGIHFGRLPQREGEGKGRLTLIHILLGMIPAVVLGLIFHDTIKSLFNPINVMYALVVGGVLLIAAELLKPKTPRAEGLDDMTYRQAFIIGCFQCLALWPGFSRSGATISGGMLMGVSRYAASEFSFLLAVPMMMGATALDLYKSIGFLTTGDIPMFAVGFITAFIVALIAIKTFLQLIKRISFIPFAIYRFIVAAAVYVVFF, encoded by the coding sequence ATGAGCGATATGCACTCGCTGCTGGTGGCGGCAATACTGGGTGTGGTCGAGGGATTGACGGAGTTTTTGCCGGTTTCCAGTACGGGCCATATGATTATTGTGGGCCATCTGCTGGGCTTTGAGGGGGATACCGCAAAGACATTCGAAGTGGTGATCCAGCTCGGTTCAATCCTGGCCGTGGTGGTGATGTTCTGGCGTCGTCTGTTTGGCCTGATTGGCATCCACTTTGGCCGTCTGCCGCAGCGCGAAGGCGAGGGCAAAGGCCGTCTGACGCTGATTCATATCCTGCTCGGGATGATCCCGGCAGTGGTGCTGGGGCTGATATTCCACGATACCATCAAGTCGCTGTTTAATCCCATCAACGTGATGTACGCCCTGGTGGTTGGTGGCGTCCTGTTGATCGCGGCGGAACTGCTCAAACCTAAAACCCCGCGTGCGGAAGGTCTGGATGACATGACCTATCGTCAGGCGTTTATCATTGGCTGCTTCCAGTGTCTGGCGCTGTGGCCGGGCTTCTCCCGTTCAGGGGCGACCATTTCCGGCGGGATGCTGATGGGCGTGAGCCGCTATGCGGCGTCAGAGTTCTCTTTCCTGCTGGCGGTCCCGATGATGATGGGCGCCACCGCGCTGGACCTCTATAAAAGCATCGGCTTCCTGACTACCGGCGACATCCCGATGTTTGCTGTGGGCTTTATCACCGCCTTTATCGTGGCGCTGATTGCGATTAAAACCTTCCTGCAGCTGATTAAGCGTATCTCGTTCATTCCGTTCGCGATCTACCGCTTTATCGTCGCAGCTGCCGTGTACGTGGTCTTCTTCTGA
- the plsY gene encoding glycerol-3-phosphate 1-O-acyltransferase PlsY produces the protein MSAIAPGMILLAYLCGSISSAILVCRIAGLPDPRESGSGNPGATNVLRIGGKGAAVAVLIFDVLKGMLPVWGAYALGVTPFWLGLIAIAACVGHIWPVFFGFKGGKGVATAFGAIAPIGWDLTGVMAGTWLLTILLSGYSSLGAIVSALIAPFYVWWFKPQFTFPVSMLSCLILLRHHDNIQRLWRRQETKIWTKLKRKKKEPKNGSS, from the coding sequence ATGAGTGCAATCGCGCCTGGAATGATCCTCCTCGCCTACCTTTGCGGCTCAATCTCCAGCGCCATTCTGGTCTGCCGCATTGCCGGGTTACCTGACCCGCGCGAAAGCGGCTCCGGGAATCCCGGGGCGACCAATGTACTACGAATTGGCGGCAAGGGAGCAGCCGTAGCGGTTTTGATTTTTGATGTTCTGAAAGGGATGCTTCCCGTCTGGGGCGCGTATGCGCTGGGCGTCACGCCGTTCTGGCTGGGGCTTATTGCCATTGCCGCCTGCGTTGGCCATATCTGGCCGGTATTCTTCGGCTTTAAAGGCGGTAAAGGCGTCGCGACTGCCTTCGGTGCCATCGCGCCGATCGGCTGGGATCTCACTGGCGTAATGGCCGGGACCTGGCTGCTGACGATTTTACTGAGCGGCTATTCGTCGCTGGGCGCCATTGTCAGCGCGCTTATCGCGCCGTTCTATGTCTGGTGGTTTAAACCGCAGTTCACCTTCCCGGTTTCGATGCTCTCCTGTCTGATTTTGCTGCGTCATCACGACAACATTCAGCGCCTGTGGCGTCGCCAGGAGACCAAAATCTGGACGAAGCTGAAGAGAAAGAAAAAAGAGCCGAAAAACGGCTCCTCCTGA
- a CDS encoding PadR family transcriptional regulator, with amino-acid sequence MRHEHEGGRRPRFFGHGDLRLVILDILTRNASHGYELIKAIENLTQGNYTPSPGVIYPTLDYLQDQTFITITEEESGRKKIAITVAGQRWLDENREQLEQIQVRIKARSVGFQLRKNPQMKRALDNFKAVLDLKVNQGELSDAQLKQIIGVIDRAALEISQLD; translated from the coding sequence ATGCGACATGAACATGAGGGCGGCCGCCGTCCGCGTTTTTTTGGACACGGCGATCTGCGGCTGGTGATCCTGGATATCCTGACGCGCAATGCGAGCCACGGTTACGAGCTGATCAAAGCGATCGAAAACCTGACTCAGGGGAACTACACCCCCAGCCCGGGTGTGATCTACCCGACCCTGGATTATCTGCAGGATCAAACCTTTATCACCATTACGGAAGAAGAGAGTGGCCGCAAGAAAATAGCGATCACCGTGGCCGGACAGCGCTGGCTGGATGAAAACCGGGAACAGCTGGAACAGATTCAGGTGCGTATCAAAGCGCGCAGCGTCGGCTTCCAGCTGCGTAAAAACCCGCAGATGAAGCGGGCGCTGGATAACTTCAAAGCGGTATTAGACCTGAAGGTTAATCAGGGAGAGCTCAGCGACGCGCAGCTTAAGCAGATCATCGGTGTGATCGACCGCGCGGCGCTGGAGATCTCCCAGCTGGATTAA
- a CDS encoding siderophore-interacting protein: protein MTSPRYPQRVRNDLRFRELDVLRVERVNAGFQRIVLGGEALEGFSSRGFDDHTKVFFPAPGTTFVPPVVTEEGIDWGEGVRPQARDYTPLFDAEHNELVLDFFVHDGGVASRWALEAKVGDKLTIGGPRGSLVVPEDYAWQLYVCDESGMPALRRRLEAIASLKVRPEIHAVVTVGDASYKTYLANLSGFNITWIVGHSEQAVADQLAALTVPAEDYFIWLTGEGKVVKNLSRRFETDAIDQQLVRASAYWHAK from the coding sequence ATGACATCACCTCGTTACCCGCAACGTGTTCGTAATGACCTGCGTTTTCGCGAGCTGGACGTGCTCCGCGTCGAGCGCGTCAATGCTGGCTTTCAGCGCATTGTTTTAGGCGGTGAAGCGCTGGAGGGCTTTAGCTCACGGGGCTTTGACGACCATACCAAAGTCTTTTTCCCGGCGCCGGGTACGACTTTCGTTCCGCCCGTCGTGACTGAGGAAGGCATCGACTGGGGAGAGGGCGTCCGCCCGCAGGCGCGTGACTATACCCCGCTGTTTGACGCGGAACACAACGAACTGGTGCTCGATTTCTTCGTCCACGACGGCGGGGTCGCCAGCCGCTGGGCGCTGGAAGCGAAAGTGGGCGATAAGCTGACGATCGGCGGCCCGCGCGGTTCGCTGGTGGTGCCGGAAGATTACGCCTGGCAGCTCTACGTGTGCGACGAGTCCGGGATGCCCGCGCTGCGCCGTCGTTTAGAGGCTATCGCCAGCCTGAAGGTTCGCCCGGAGATCCATGCGGTGGTGACCGTCGGCGATGCGTCTTACAAGACTTATCTCGCGAACCTGAGCGGGTTCAACATTACCTGGATTGTGGGCCATAGCGAACAGGCGGTGGCAGACCAACTGGCCGCGCTGACCGTTCCGGCGGAAGATTACTTTATCTGGCTGACGGGGGAAGGGAAGGTGGTGAAAAACCTGAGCCGTCGCTTTGAGACCGACGCGATTGATCAGCAGCTGGTGCGTGCCAGCGCATACTGGCACGCCAAATAG
- the mug gene encoding G/U mismatch-specific DNA glycosylase, which translates to MINDILAPGLRVVFCGINPGKSSAHTGFHFAHPGNRFWKVIYQAGFTDKLLKPEEEQHLLDTRCGITMLVERPTVQASEVNLHELRSGGRELIKKIEDYQPAALAILGKQAYEQAFSQRGAQWGKQSISIGATQVWVLPNPSGLNRATLDKLVEAYRELDEALMVRGL; encoded by the coding sequence ATGATTAACGACATTCTGGCACCGGGCCTGCGGGTGGTGTTCTGCGGAATCAATCCGGGCAAGTCCTCGGCGCACACCGGTTTTCACTTCGCCCATCCGGGAAATCGCTTCTGGAAGGTGATCTATCAGGCGGGGTTTACCGACAAGTTACTTAAGCCTGAAGAGGAGCAACATCTGCTGGACACGCGCTGTGGGATCACCATGCTGGTTGAGCGCCCAACGGTGCAGGCGAGTGAAGTTAACCTGCACGAACTGCGCAGCGGTGGGCGGGAGCTTATCAAAAAGATAGAAGACTACCAGCCGGCAGCGCTGGCGATCCTCGGCAAGCAGGCCTATGAACAGGCGTTCAGCCAGCGTGGAGCGCAGTGGGGCAAGCAGAGCATTAGTATCGGTGCGACGCAGGTGTGGGTGCTGCCAAACCCGAGCGGCTTGAACAGGGCGACGCTGGATAAGCTGGTAGAGGCGTACCGCGAACTCGATGAGGCGTTGATGGTGCGGGGACTGTAG